TGCGTTCGGCGCGTCCATGCTGGATGCCCTCGCGGCCATGGCAGACGCGTATCCAAGGGAGGGCGCGCCTTTGAGCGCGGGCAAACCGGCCCGGATCGTCGTCACCATCACGAAGGACCAACTCGGATTTCCGGCCCCGATGGGAGTTTTGAGCGACGACGGGGAACCGTTGGCACCTGAGGCGTTGAACCAACTGCTCTGCGGCGCCGAGTGGCTGGCGGTGCTGATGGGGTCGTTCGGGGAGCCGCTCGACGTGGGGCGGTCCACCCGTGCCATTCCACCCGCCATCAGGTTGGCGCTGAGCCAAAGGGATGGCGGTTGTTGCTTCCCCGGCTGCGGAGTCGGACCGGACGGGTGCGAGGCGCACCACCTCCGGAAATGGGTGCTCGGTGGGAACACGAGCTTGGACAACCTTGTCCTCGCCTGCCACCGGCACCACCGGCTCTTGGAGCCTGCCGCGAAGCTCCCAGATGGAACGCCGTGGTTCCCAGGCTGCGACGACCCGGGACGGTGGCGGGCCGAAATCGACCCAATTCACCACCACCCGGTGGTGATACCGCCAGCCCGTGTCGATCCGCAACGCAAGCCAATGCTGAATGATCGCATCCTGGTCAAACTCGAAAACCTCGGAGTCACGCCCAAGCCCAAGTGGAGTCGGCCATCAAGGGAGGACTCCGCCCGCACGGCGCACGCGGCGGCGGGGCGGAACTCTGCCCGCACAGCGGACACTGCGGCGCGGGAGGGCTCCGCTCAGAACGCCGGTTCTGCGGGAACGGGGCATGGGGAGGACTCTGCTCAAACGCAGGCGGCGGCACGGCAGCATTCCGCTCCCACAGCGGAGGCGGCGGCGCGCGACGACTCCGCACAGAACGCCGAGCGGGCGGCAGCGGCTCATGGGGAGAACTCCGCCCGAACGCATGCGGCGGCGGTGCGGTGGAACTCCGCCGGTACGACGGATGGCGGCGCGGGCGGTCCGCAGGCGGCGGCACGGGGAGACTCCGCCCAGGCGGTGGGGGCGGGAAGGACCGTGTGGGACAACTCTGCCCGGACGGCCTGGGATCCGTTGGCGGTTCGGGCGGCCACGGCGGCCCCTGGGGGTAGCCCCTTAGACGTTGGGGCACGGGTGAGTGTCGGAGCACGGGGCTAGGAGTTGGGCATGCGTTTGATTCACACATCGGACTGGCACCTTGGGCGGTCGCTACACGGGGTTGACCTGCTCGAATACCAAGCCGCCTACTTGGACCACCTGGTCGAGTTGGTGCGGGACCGGCGACCTGCTGCGGTGCTGGTCGCAGGGGACGTGTACGACAGGGCGGTGCCGCCCGTGGGAGCGGTTCAGTTGCTCGAGGAATCGTTGACCCGGTTGGCCGAACTGACTCGGGTGGTTGTCATCTCCGGCAACCATGACTCGGCCACCCGGCTCGGCTTCGGCTCACGTCTGATGCGGCCGGAGATCAAGCTCTTCACGCGGTTGGGCCAGGTGGGGCAAGCGGTCGAAGTCCCAGATCCGGCGGGCGGGCCGGGTGCCCTGGTCTACCCAATTCCCTTCCTCGACGTCTACGCCGCCGCAGAGCATTTCGGCACCGATGAGACTCCGATTGCGCGCACGCATGAAGCGGTCTTCGCCGTCGCCGCCGAACGCATCAGGGCCGACTTGGCGCGACGCGGATTGGCGGAGGGCGCCCGGCCGAACCGCGAGGAGGATGGCGAAGTCGGCCTGCGGCGGCGCGGCGAGCTCGGAGGGGTAAACGGCAGGACGGTAGCGGGTAACGGCCGCACCCCTGCCGAGGAGCAAGGCGAGGCGGGGGACGGTCGCGGCAGGACGGCAGCGGGCAACAATGACTCCACGATCAGGGGTGATCGGCCTGCTGTCGTGGCGATGGCCCACGCGTTTGTCGTGGGCGGGGAGGGAAGCGAGTCGGAACGGGATCTGACCGTGGGCGGGATCGCGACCGTGCCCGCCGGGGTGTTCGCGGGGATGGACTATGTGGCGCTGGGGCACTTGCACGGACCGCAGCGGATCGCGGCACCGGAAGCACAAGCGATCCGGTACTCGGGGTCGCCGCTGGCGTTTAGCTTCTCGGAGGCGGGGCACGTCAAATCGACGGCGGTGGTGCGGCTGGAACCGAACGGGGCCGAAGTGGAGTTGGTGCCCGCCCCGGTGCCCCGGCCCATGTCGGAGGCGCAGGGCTCGCTCGAAGAATTGGAGTCGAGCCGGTTTGACGGCGTGGCAGACCACTGGCTGAGGGTGACCGTGACCGACCGGAGCCGACCGGAGGACCTGGTCCAGCGGATCGCGCGCCGGTTCCCGCACGCGCTGGTGACGCGGCACCTGCCGAAAGGCCTGGCGGCGGCCGGACCAGGCGGCAAGGTCACCGCAGCGAGCGACCCAACCCAGGTGGTGGCGCAGTTCCTCGAATTCGCGGGCGGGGCGCCGCCCAGCCAAAACGAACTGCGGGAGATCGGGCTAGCGCTTGAAGCCGTTCAAGCGGCGGGAAGCGCGTCATGAGGCATCTTCATCGCCGGTATGGAGTTTGTCTCGCAGGGGAAACCCGGCAGACGATGGGAGGCGCGGCATGAGACATCATCTTCGGCGCGGAGCAGGTTTCGCGGGGAGGGCCGCGCGGGCGGCGGGAGGCGCGTCATGAGGCTGCATCGGCTGGATTTCGGGGGGATCGGACCTTTTGCGGGGACGCATTCCATCGACTTCAAGGATCTGACCGCCTCGGGGCTGTTCCTGCTCGAAGGGCCCACGGGCGCGGGCAAGTCGACGCTGATCGACGCCCTGGTGTTCGCCCTCTACGGCACCCTTGCGGACGCGGGCGGCTACGACAGGTTGCGCTCGGACCATGCGGCGCGGGATCAGGAATCGTTCGTCGAACTGGTTTACGAGGTGGGTGCGGGCATTTTCAAGGTTAGGCGCACCCCCCGCTACGAGGCGACCAAGCGGCGGGGCGAAGGCACCACGACACGCCAGGCAACTGCGCGCCTGTGGCAACTGTCCAGCCCCGAGGACACAACCGGCCAGGTCATAGCCACCAAAGTGGAAGAGGCCGCGACGGAGGTGGCGCGGACAATCGGGCTCAGCCGCGAACAGTTCGTCCAGACCGTGGTCCTGCCCCAAGGCCAGTTCGCTTCCTTCCTCAAAGCCGACAACGAGCAGCGCCGCGTCCTGCTTCAGCGCATTTTCGGCACAGAGTTGTACCAACGTTTGGCGGACGAGTTGCGCAACCGACGCGCGGCCGCCGATGCCGCCCAACGCGAGATCGCAGCCAACCTCCAGACCGCCGTGGTGACGTTGGGTAAGGCCGCCGGCCTGACCGGGGACGAGGAAGCCGAACTGGTCCGCCTTGGCGCCCAAGCGGCCTTGGAAGGCGAGCAAGCGGAGTTGCTGGCGCTCGCCGACGCGATCTGGGGCGGGGCCCGCGAGCGGGCCAGCGCCGCGCGCGCCGCGGCGGAAACCGCAGTTGCGGCCGCCGAAGCCGCCGAAAAAGTCGCCGACCAGACGCGTTCCCGCGCGGATCTAGCGACAACCAAACGCCAATTGCTTGAACGCCTGGCCGAGTTGGAGGCTGACGCCCCCCGCCGGGCGGGGTTCGCCCGCAAAGTGCGCGCCGCGTTGCGGGCGGGACCTGTGACTCCCGCCTTGGACGCCGCAGAGCAGGCTGGCCGGGAACTCGACGCCGCCCAAGAAGCGGCTGCCGACCTGGGCTTGGGTGGCTCCGAGCTTGGCCTGGGCGGCTCCGGGTTGGACCTGGAGGCGCTGCAGGACGCGCTCGAGGAAGCCCAGGGGCAGGCCCGCCACTCCCAAGAACGGCTCGACGCCGCCCACGCTTTGGGGCAGGCGACCGCAGCTGAGGCGGCCGCCGGGACCACTTTGGAGCAGGCCGCCGCCGCAGAGGAAAAGGCCAAGACCCTCGCCGGCGCGGCCGCCCAGGCCTCTGAACGCCAAGCACAGTTGGGGCCGCGCGCGCTCGAGGACGTGGAACGCGCGGCCCAAGCCGTTGTTGTGGTCCGGGAATATGGCGCGGCGGCCACGGCGCTCACCGCCGCGTTGGAGCGCGGCGAACGCGCCAAGCGCGCCTACGAGCAGGCCCAGCGGACCGAGGCGCGCTTGCGCGAGCAGCGGATGGCCGGAATTGCCGGGGAAATGGCCGCGTCCCTCGAAGACGGCCAGGCATGCCCGGTGTGCGGCGCTTTGGAGCACCCGAACCCGGCAACGTTGGCCGAGGATCACGTCGACCGCACGCAGGTGGACGCCGCCGAATCCCGGCGGCAGGCCGCCGAGAAGACCTACGAAGAAGCAGCCGCCACCTT
This genomic window from Bifidobacteriaceae bacterium contains:
- a CDS encoding HNH endonuclease codes for the protein MSAQASVFGPTMGGAFSGREGAVGGLPQAREGRSSGWGEPAAPGTGRLPGADAPPLVSVSPARAELETAARALGHFALSDRSGMDAGELLACLDLVVGVAGQAESLTAAVAEEAKRKGAAAKTEGLDVESHLKMKSNMPAAQAKRLVKQGEALRPFEVVSRAAQMGKVAPTQAQAVARELGDFPSEVLGDKALREAEAELVREASRLGTKELAAKTRELVDQARRLAGVGGDRRDRLDREHQKAHRERYLSFKRDGQAMVIRGRCPVDVGARIRRRLEGAALAARRERTDKANGGDPDAGRLWDPTASGREDSNAFGASMLDALAAMADAYPREGAPLSAGKPARIVVTITKDQLGFPAPMGVLSDDGEPLAPEALNQLLCGAEWLAVLMGSFGEPLDVGRSTRAIPPAIRLALSQRDGGCCFPGCGVGPDGCEAHHLRKWVLGGNTSLDNLVLACHRHHRLLEPAAKLPDGTPWFPGCDDPGRWRAEIDPIHHHPVVIPPARVDPQRKPMLNDRILVKLENLGVTPKPKWSRPSREDSARTAHAAAGRNSARTADTAAREGSAQNAGSAGTGHGEDSAQTQAAARQHSAPTAEAAARDDSAQNAERAAAAHGENSARTHAAAVRWNSAGTTDGGAGGPQAAARGDSAQAVGAGRTVWDNSARTAWDPLAVRAATAAPGGSPLDVGARVSVGARG
- a CDS encoding exonuclease SbcCD subunit D, producing the protein MRLIHTSDWHLGRSLHGVDLLEYQAAYLDHLVELVRDRRPAAVLVAGDVYDRAVPPVGAVQLLEESLTRLAELTRVVVISGNHDSATRLGFGSRLMRPEIKLFTRLGQVGQAVEVPDPAGGPGALVYPIPFLDVYAAAEHFGTDETPIARTHEAVFAVAAERIRADLARRGLAEGARPNREEDGEVGLRRRGELGGVNGRTVAGNGRTPAEEQGEAGDGRGRTAAGNNDSTIRGDRPAVVAMAHAFVVGGEGSESERDLTVGGIATVPAGVFAGMDYVALGHLHGPQRIAAPEAQAIRYSGSPLAFSFSEAGHVKSTAVVRLEPNGAEVELVPAPVPRPMSEAQGSLEELESSRFDGVADHWLRVTVTDRSRPEDLVQRIARRFPHALVTRHLPKGLAAAGPGGKVTAASDPTQVVAQFLEFAGGAPPSQNELREIGLALEAVQAAGSAS
- a CDS encoding SMC family ATPase produces the protein MRLHRLDFGGIGPFAGTHSIDFKDLTASGLFLLEGPTGAGKSTLIDALVFALYGTLADAGGYDRLRSDHAARDQESFVELVYEVGAGIFKVRRTPRYEATKRRGEGTTTRQATARLWQLSSPEDTTGQVIATKVEEAATEVARTIGLSREQFVQTVVLPQGQFASFLKADNEQRRVLLQRIFGTELYQRLADELRNRRAAADAAQREIAANLQTAVVTLGKAAGLTGDEEAELVRLGAQAALEGEQAELLALADAIWGGARERASAARAAAETAVAAAEAAEKVADQTRSRADLATTKRQLLERLAELEADAPRRAGFARKVRAALRAGPVTPALDAAEQAGRELDAAQEAAADLGLGGSELGLGGSGLDLEALQDALEEAQGQARHSQERLDAAHALGQATAAEAAAGTTLEQAAAAEEKAKTLAGAAAQASERQAQLGPRALEDVERAAQAVVVVREYGAAATALTAALERGERAKRAYEQAQRTEARLREQRMAGIAGEMAASLEDGQACPVCGALEHPNPATLAEDHVDRTQVDAAESRRQAAEKTYEEAAATLSETRASVDKLDGLGGKTDPAEAAQRLAAAKAALAELGEPKNLEAALTKAEAELGRARAALVAAQEAANAAHDRVVEAQSQAGGATVETASADLAAAHQRVDSARQRLQAASRVASAAELAKLTTAGAGRALAEAGFTDASEARAAAMPPGEIERLQSALEKLSGEEASLRQRLAEPALAGVDGDPAELGDAAAKAATALAEAQTAARGAAAAAAVAEGLAKATREAAAEVRQTAEQLAAAGADSAALMRVANLANAGSANLRDVDLPTYVLIRRFEEVIDAANARLGPMS